From Bermanella sp. WJH001:
TCACGTAGATGCTTACTGGCACGATCACTGACACTATCAGGAAAATAACCTACCCCTTCGTCAGTACTGCCTTGTTTGTTGGGTTCACCATCTAATGTTGATTCTAATAATGTTGTATTTTTCACTTCTACATAAATGTCTTTTTCACCACCCGTTAACAAAATATCGATTCGGCTTTTTTCATCACCATAACGAACTTCGGTTTTAAGCTGGGTGTAATCTTGTAGCTCTGTTACGGTACTATTTTCGATTGCCTCAACCGCCAAATAGTTAGGCCGTGAAGTATTAATACAGGCAATATGCCCAGAGGGTGTTTGGGTAAGCTCTAACGAATGGGGGTATTTTCGTTTTTCATTTTTACTATCCCAATACCATGCATCGCCATCTTCGACGAAACAGTTTTTCATAGAGCCCGTATTGGCACTATGGACCGTAAGTTCGGTGCCATCTGGTCGTTTTAAATCCACCATAAAGCGTTTGTATCGTTTTATCCATTTACCTTTTTGTAACGGAAATTCAAATTTCATGGCACTGTCTTTTTATCTGTATGGGATTGTAAGTAAATACGCAGTCGCGCAATCGCTTTTTCTAACATAGGAATATCACAGGTATAAGCAAAACGCACAAAGTGGTGCCCTTGTTTATGACCAAAATCAATGCCTGGGGTGATTGCTAATCCCTGCTCTTCTAGTAACTCTAAACAGAATTTCATACTGTCATTGTTATACGGATGATCCAAGCCACTAATATCCGCATAAATATAAAAAGCACC
This genomic window contains:
- the sfsA gene encoding DNA/RNA nuclease SfsA — translated: MKFEFPLQKGKWIKRYKRFMVDLKRPDGTELTVHSANTGSMKNCFVEDGDAWYWDSKNEKRKYPHSLELTQTPSGHIACINTSRPNYLAVEAIENSTVTELQDYTQLKTEVRYGDEKSRIDILLTGGEKDIYVEVKNTTLLESTLDGEPNKQGSTDEGVGYFPDSVSDRASKHLRELMRMAELGHRAVIFFCVNHTGIKQVKPADHIDKLYGQLLREAKEKGVEILAYGSYISEDEIYLKDKIPVIL